A section of the Acidobacterium capsulatum ATCC 51196 genome encodes:
- the tolB gene encoding Tol-Pal system beta propeller repeat protein TolB — MKTSPRISRHLSSPLLLVLALLFILAPASKLRAQDWVRTGTNLGVQRIRLAVAGFKPGTNDSQTFVLKSIFDQVLYSDLENAGIFDMVSKSMAPPAMPGSPKELVLSQWSQPPSNAQMVAFGTLGVSGGQLTVQGYLYDTKNADTPQVLGKQYSAQANESDARDIAHRFADEIILRLGGIPGIAQTKIYYVVGRGMHKEIWVMDYDGANKQQVTHLGSDSMAPAVSPDNSKLAFETFGKYGMQIRIYSLLLHRYLHFVSPGGTTISPSWSPDGIHLAYSSSGAGNPDIYVSDANGMNRHRITAFRGPNAQPVWNPKTGAQIAWESGMTSLPQIYTMDADGSNVSRLTDGGYAVSPSWSPNGQFLAFAWDRHYGPGAPGGEDIYIMDITTHRWVQLTHGQGVNDFPSWAPDGRHIVFQRTEGGRTDIWSMLANGQQQEQLTHNGSSTMPDWSWK; from the coding sequence ATGAAGACAAGCCCGCGCATTTCACGGCACCTATCCTCCCCGCTTCTCCTTGTTCTTGCGTTACTTTTCATTCTTGCTCCGGCGTCAAAGCTGCGGGCTCAGGACTGGGTCCGTACCGGAACCAATCTGGGAGTGCAGCGCATCCGGCTGGCGGTGGCGGGCTTCAAGCCGGGCACCAATGATTCGCAGACGTTTGTGCTGAAGAGCATCTTTGACCAGGTTCTCTACAGCGATCTGGAGAATGCCGGCATCTTTGACATGGTTTCAAAGAGCATGGCGCCCCCGGCGATGCCGGGCAGCCCGAAAGAGCTGGTGCTTTCGCAGTGGTCGCAGCCGCCCTCGAACGCGCAGATGGTCGCCTTTGGCACCCTGGGCGTGAGCGGCGGACAGTTGACGGTGCAGGGCTACCTCTACGACACGAAGAATGCAGACACTCCGCAGGTGCTGGGCAAGCAGTACTCGGCGCAGGCGAATGAGTCTGACGCGCGCGATATTGCCCATCGCTTCGCCGATGAGATCATTCTGCGGCTTGGCGGAATTCCGGGCATTGCCCAGACGAAGATTTATTACGTCGTGGGCCGCGGCATGCACAAAGAGATCTGGGTGATGGACTATGACGGCGCGAACAAGCAGCAGGTGACGCACCTTGGTTCCGACTCCATGGCTCCGGCTGTTTCGCCTGATAACTCAAAGCTGGCCTTTGAGACCTTCGGCAAGTACGGCATGCAGATTCGCATCTACTCCTTGCTGCTGCATCGCTACCTGCACTTTGTTTCTCCGGGCGGAACGACGATCAGCCCGTCCTGGTCGCCGGATGGGATTCATCTGGCCTACTCCTCTTCAGGCGCGGGGAACCCGGACATTTATGTTTCGGATGCGAACGGCATGAACCGCCATCGCATCACGGCCTTCCGCGGGCCGAATGCGCAGCCGGTGTGGAACCCGAAGACCGGGGCCCAGATTGCGTGGGAGAGCGGCATGACGAGCCTGCCGCAGATCTACACGATGGATGCGGATGGATCGAACGTGTCGCGCCTGACCGATGGAGGGTATGCGGTTTCTCCATCATGGTCGCCGAATGGGCAGTTTCTGGCCTTTGCCTGGGACCGTCACTACGGCCCGGGTGCGCCGGGCGGCGAAGACATCTACATTATGGATATCACCACGCATCGCTGGGTGCAGTTGACTCACGGGCAGGGCGTGAACGACTTCCCATCATGGGCTCCCGATGGCCGGCACATCGTCTTCCAGAGAACGGAAGGCGGGCGTACGGATATCTGGTCCATGCTGGCGAATGGACAGCAACAAGAGCAGTTGACGCACAACGGTTCCAGCACGATGCCGGACTGGAGCTGGAAGTAG
- a CDS encoding energy transducer TonB — protein MPRLFEKQERERLGRPMALSLLLHVGVLGGITLLIYFMGMFHGEEWGNNAPSGAIQAQLVSSAPTIPLPQDHTPNNNVLATQTPSEAPAIPSKKTETIPPPNAIPIPVKRKIKHPKKKKPHQNAPQRVQEKPRQHRANYGEQRATQIPHSVTGNPTPNNTVSVNGGNFSSRFPYYVNLITAKVSGAWYRQEIDPSTPYGSKVSVTFVIARDGSVSDIRIDQPSNSPTLNSSAVRAVERVESFGPLPYAYKGSSVSVEYTFTYSRPTQ, from the coding sequence ATGCCGAGACTCTTTGAAAAGCAGGAACGGGAACGGCTCGGCAGGCCCATGGCACTGTCGCTGCTGCTGCACGTGGGCGTGCTCGGCGGCATCACGCTGCTCATTTATTTTATGGGGATGTTTCATGGCGAGGAGTGGGGCAACAATGCACCATCGGGCGCGATTCAGGCGCAACTGGTGAGCTCGGCCCCGACGATTCCGCTGCCGCAGGATCACACGCCGAACAACAACGTGCTCGCGACGCAGACGCCCAGTGAGGCTCCCGCGATTCCATCGAAGAAGACCGAGACGATTCCGCCGCCGAACGCGATTCCCATTCCGGTCAAGAGAAAAATCAAGCATCCGAAGAAGAAAAAGCCTCACCAGAATGCGCCGCAGCGCGTCCAAGAGAAGCCCAGACAGCACCGGGCAAACTATGGCGAGCAGCGGGCGACCCAGATTCCGCACTCGGTGACAGGCAACCCGACGCCGAACAACACCGTCTCCGTGAACGGCGGAAATTTTTCGTCGCGTTTTCCTTATTACGTGAACCTGATCACGGCAAAGGTAAGCGGAGCCTGGTACCGGCAGGAGATTGACCCGAGCACGCCCTATGGCAGCAAGGTGAGTGTGACGTTTGTGATCGCACGCGACGGATCGGTGAGTGATATTCGCATCGACCAGCCCAGCAATTCGCCGACGCTGAACAGCTCGGCGGTGCGGGCGGTGGAGCGCGTGGAGTCGTTTGGCCCGCTGCCCTATGCCTACAAGGGTTCTTCTGTTTCCGTAGAGTACACTTTCACCTATAGCCGGCCTACGCAATAA
- a CDS encoding ExbD/TolR family protein: MAFTSNNGRTQSSLSDINITPLVDVVLVLLVIFMLTAPVLQSGIQVKVPQTKTVHEVTQPRMVLTITKSQEVYLGDKPVNLADLPTLLRKPGEDPATEVIYLRADERVPFGAFASVMDAVKQAGISNISIVTQPIQNSPATNAQ; the protein is encoded by the coding sequence GTGGCCTTCACAAGTAACAACGGACGCACGCAAAGCTCTCTCTCAGACATCAACATCACGCCGCTGGTGGACGTGGTGCTGGTGCTGCTGGTGATCTTCATGCTGACGGCTCCGGTGTTGCAGTCGGGCATTCAGGTGAAGGTGCCGCAGACCAAAACGGTGCATGAGGTGACGCAGCCGCGCATGGTGCTCACCATCACGAAAAGCCAGGAGGTTTACCTGGGCGACAAGCCGGTGAACCTGGCCGACCTGCCGACGCTGCTGCGCAAGCCGGGAGAAGATCCGGCGACCGAGGTGATCTATCTGCGGGCCGACGAGCGGGTTCCGTTCGGCGCATTTGCCTCGGTGATGGACGCGGTCAAGCAGGCGGGCATCAGCAACATCAGCATTGTGACGCAACCGATTCAGAATTCTCCGGCCACAAACGCACAGTAG
- a CDS encoding MotA/TolQ/ExbB proton channel family protein, with product MFLFQSGADSASGPVPVDHGNELLQMIGRSSGTAIAVLVLLLIASIWSWVIIFAKSSALRRANMQSRRFLRAFRKATRLQDIAAVSEQFKPSPLVNVFDDVYETYKRQTGGFGPPRNITTLERAAMSASSESLTILEERMSWLATIGAVAPFVGLFGTIMGIVDAFHGLGTAGAATLRAVAPGVSEALITTAAGLIVAVPAVVAYNQFTAKIREFGSRIDDFTRELINSMEEVALQRPAQPQGETGEAGRGLHK from the coding sequence ATGTTCCTGTTCCAGTCCGGCGCTGACAGCGCGTCGGGCCCGGTGCCCGTCGATCACGGCAATGAGCTGCTGCAGATGATTGGGCGCAGCAGCGGCACTGCGATTGCCGTACTGGTTCTGCTGCTGATTGCGAGCATCTGGTCATGGGTGATCATTTTTGCCAAAAGCTCGGCGCTGCGGCGGGCGAATATGCAGAGCCGGCGCTTCCTGCGTGCCTTTCGCAAGGCGACGCGGCTGCAGGACATCGCGGCTGTCAGCGAGCAGTTCAAGCCCAGCCCGCTCGTCAACGTCTTTGACGACGTGTATGAGACCTATAAGCGGCAGACCGGCGGCTTTGGCCCTCCGCGCAACATTACGACGCTCGAACGCGCGGCGATGTCGGCTTCGAGCGAGTCGCTGACGATCCTCGAAGAGCGCATGTCGTGGCTCGCGACCATCGGGGCGGTTGCGCCCTTTGTGGGCCTCTTCGGCACCATCATGGGCATTGTGGATGCCTTTCACGGGCTGGGCACGGCGGGCGCGGCCACGCTGCGGGCCGTGGCTCCGGGCGTGTCGGAAGCGCTGATTACCACGGCGGCGGGCCTGATTGTGGCGGTTCCGGCGGTGGTGGCGTACAACCAGTTCACCGCGAAGATCAGGGAATTTGGCTCGCGCATCGACGACTTTACCCGCGAGCTGATCAACAGCATGGAAGAGGTCGCCCTGCAGCGCCCGGCGCAGCCACAGGGAGAGACAGGGGAGGCCGGACGTGGCCTTCACAAGTAA
- the recN gene encoding DNA repair protein RecN: protein MLLELRAENYAVIDHAIAVFGPGLNLLTGETGAGKSILVDALALLMGAKASADLVRHGAERAVVACVFESTAGAEAVLEANGIDAQGEEIILRREISESGKGRVFINNQPATVTVLRQLAPELALVHAQSETLGSFDHAQQRGLLDRFANLFTAQAATAYQSWRDVQQKLDALERDEQDRLRMLDLWSFQHKEIGSASLTAGEDDALETERRVLANAEKLYAAAMSAYDSLYESSSSAESALRAASRQLEELARYDERFQESVQQIASVRAIVQDVGETTRHYADGINASPERLAEIEDRLALLDRLKRKYGATLDDVIAYGEEVAQKLAEIENRDETLKSLRTQLQQAESAYRQIAAALTAQRKEAARALEKLAVAQINDLAMKARFEVAVTPSEDSAAWTPHGWDTIECLIATNAGEPLKPLDQIASGGEMSRVLLALKVSVEEGANRSSRKKTPVPRTLVFDEIDIGIGGRAAEAVGQKLKALSRAQQVLCVTHLPQIAAFADQHFLIEKQEKQGRTKTSIRVLTETERAEEIARMMSGATVTDTSRKHAEQMLKTSK, encoded by the coding sequence ATGCTGCTCGAACTGCGCGCGGAAAACTACGCCGTCATCGACCACGCCATCGCGGTCTTCGGCCCCGGCCTCAACCTGCTCACCGGCGAAACCGGAGCGGGCAAGTCCATTCTTGTCGATGCCCTCGCCCTGCTGATGGGCGCCAAAGCCTCCGCTGATCTCGTCCGTCACGGCGCAGAGCGCGCCGTCGTGGCATGCGTCTTTGAGAGCACGGCCGGTGCCGAAGCCGTTCTGGAAGCCAATGGCATCGACGCCCAGGGCGAAGAGATCATTCTGCGCCGCGAAATCTCGGAGAGCGGCAAGGGCCGCGTCTTTATTAACAATCAGCCGGCCACGGTCACCGTGCTGCGCCAGCTCGCGCCTGAGCTGGCCCTGGTCCACGCGCAGAGTGAAACCCTCGGCAGCTTTGACCACGCGCAGCAGCGCGGCCTGCTCGACCGCTTTGCCAACCTCTTCACCGCCCAGGCCGCCACCGCCTATCAAAGCTGGCGCGACGTGCAGCAAAAGCTCGACGCACTCGAGCGCGACGAGCAGGACCGCCTGCGCATGCTCGACCTGTGGAGCTTTCAGCACAAGGAGATCGGCAGCGCCAGCCTCACCGCCGGCGAAGATGACGCGCTTGAAACCGAACGCCGCGTGCTCGCCAATGCCGAGAAGCTCTATGCCGCGGCCATGAGCGCCTACGATTCGCTCTATGAGAGCAGCAGCTCCGCCGAGTCTGCGCTGCGCGCGGCCAGCCGCCAGTTGGAAGAGCTGGCCCGCTACGACGAGCGCTTTCAGGAATCGGTGCAGCAGATCGCCTCCGTCCGCGCCATCGTGCAGGACGTGGGCGAAACCACGCGCCACTATGCCGACGGCATCAACGCCTCGCCCGAGCGGCTGGCTGAGATTGAGGACCGCCTCGCCCTGCTCGACCGCCTCAAGCGCAAGTACGGCGCAACCCTCGACGACGTGATCGCCTACGGCGAAGAGGTCGCCCAGAAGCTCGCCGAAATCGAAAACCGCGATGAAACGCTGAAGTCCCTGCGCACGCAGCTTCAGCAGGCCGAGAGCGCCTACCGGCAGATCGCTGCCGCGCTCACCGCGCAGCGCAAAGAGGCCGCGCGTGCGCTTGAAAAACTGGCCGTCGCCCAGATCAACGATCTCGCCATGAAGGCACGCTTCGAGGTCGCTGTCACCCCCAGCGAAGATTCCGCCGCCTGGACGCCGCACGGCTGGGACACCATTGAATGCCTCATCGCCACCAACGCCGGCGAGCCGCTCAAGCCGCTCGACCAGATCGCTTCGGGCGGCGAAATGTCGCGCGTACTGCTCGCGCTCAAGGTCAGCGTCGAAGAGGGAGCCAATCGCTCAAGCCGCAAGAAGACGCCGGTGCCGCGCACGCTCGTCTTCGATGAAATCGACATCGGCATCGGAGGCCGCGCCGCCGAGGCCGTCGGCCAGAAACTCAAGGCCCTGAGCCGCGCCCAGCAGGTGCTCTGCGTCACTCACCTGCCCCAGATCGCCGCCTTTGCCGACCAGCACTTCCTCATTGAGAAGCAGGAGAAGC